In Trichoderma atroviride chromosome 2, complete sequence, one DNA window encodes the following:
- a CDS encoding uncharacterized protein (SECRETED:SignalP(1-19)~CAZy:GH20) — translation MLPKAILAIAALAFSPANALWPIPQKITTGDSVLFIDEAVRVTYNGVPIITIGYNPPAGSNFNSKEIVQGAVSRTFQSIFTNNFVPWKLNPRNSNFEPKLAPLNRIQTIAIQQTGKDTATTFKPRAGDVDESYSLTVSKNGQVNISAKTSTGILHALETFSQLFYQHSAGHYFYTTQVPVSIQDSPNYPHRGVMLDLARTYQTVADIKRTIDAMSWNKLNRLHLHITDSQSWPLVIPSLPKLSQEGAYHPSLVYSPADLAGIFQYGIDRGVEVITEIDMPGHIGVVELAYSDLIVAYQEMPYQYYCAEPPCGAFSLNDSKVYDFVDKLFDDLLPRVTPYSSYFHTGGDELNANDSMIDPRLKSNSSDVLQPLLQKFISHAHSKIRAQGLSPLVWEEMVTTWNLTLGSDTVVQSWLGGDAVKNLAESGYKVIDTDYNFYYLDCGRGQWVNFPNGDSFNTYYPFSDWCAPTKNWRLIYSHDPAKGVSKANAKNVLGGELAIWSEMIDGSNMDNIIWPRGSAAGEVWWSGNVDTATGQNRSQLEVTPRLNEFRERMLARGVNAMPIQMTYCTQLNATACTLFA, via the exons ATGCTGCCCAAGGCGATCCTCGCGATTGCCGCACTGGCCTTCAGCCCTGCAAATGCGCTGTGGCCCATCCCCCAGAAGATCACAACTGGAGACAGCGTTCTCTTCATTGACGAGGCTGTGAGAGTGACTTATAATGGAGTGCCG ATCATCACAATCGGCTACAACCCGCCTGCTGGTTCCAACTTCAACAGCAAGGAGATTGTTCAGGGCGCCGTCTCGCGAACCTTCCAGTCCATCTTCACAAACAACTTTGTGCCATGGAAGCTGAACCCCCGCAACAGCAACTTTGAGCCCAAGCTGGCTCCCCTGAACCGAATCCAGACCATTGCGATTCAGCAGACCGGAAAGGATACCGCGACCACCTTCAAGCCGCGCGCTGGAGACGTCGACGAGTCGTACAGCCTGACCGTGTCAAAGAATGGACAGGTCAACATCAGTGCCAAGACCTCTACCGGTATCCTGCACGCTCTCGAGACCTTCTCCCAGCTCTTCTACCAGCACTCTGCCGGACACTACTTCTACACGACTCAAGTGCCCGTGTCCATCCAGGACTCGCCCAACTACCCTCACCGAGGCGTCATGCTTGATCTTGCCCGTACTTACCAGACGGTCGCCGATATCAAGAGAACCATTGACGCCATGTCCTGGAACAAGCTCAACCGTCTGCACTTGCACATCACCGACTCCCAGTCGTGGCCTCTGGTGATCCCTTCACTGCCTAAGCTGTCTCAGGAGGGTGCCTACCACCCAAGCCTGGTCTATTCTCCCGCCGATCTTGCAGGCATTTTCCAATACGGCATTGACCGCGGTGTTGAGGTCATCACCGAGATCGACATGCCCGGTCACATTGGCGTTGTCGAGCTTGCTTACAGCGACCTCATTGTGGCCTACCAAGAGATGCCCTACCAATACTACTGCGCCGAGCCGCCATGTGGTGCCTTCTCGCTCAACGACTCCAAGGTTTACGATTTCGTTGATAAACTGTTTGACGACCTTTTGCCCCGTGTCACGCCTTACAGCTCCTACTTCCACACCGGTGGTGATGAGCTCAACGCCAACGACTCCATGATCGACCCCCGTCTCAAGTCCAACTCGAGCGATGTCCTACAGCCTCTGCTGCAAAAGTTCATCTCTCATGCTCACTCCAAGATCCGCGCCCAGGGTCTTTCACCGCTTGTCTGGGAGGAGATGGTCACCACCTGGAACCTGACTCTTGGCAGCGACACTGTCGTTCAATCGTGGCTGGGTGGTGATGCCGTCAAGAACTTGGCCGAGTCTGGCTACAAGGTCATTGACACCGACTACAACTTTTAC TACCTGGACTGCGGTCGTGGCCAGTGGGTCAACTTCCCCAACGGCGACTCTTTCAACACCTACTACCCCTTCAGCGACTGGTGTGCTCCCACCAAGAACTGGAGGCTCATCTACTCTCACGACCCTGCCAAGGGCGTCTCCAAGGCGAATGCCAAGAACGTCTTGGGAGGAGAGCTTGCCATCTGGAGTGAGATGATTGACGGCAGCAACATGGACAACATCATCTGGCCCCGTGGCAGTGCCGCCGGCGAGGTCTGGTGGTCTGGCAACGTTGATACCGCGACCGGCCAGAACCGCAGCCAGCTCGAGGTGACGCCTCGCTTGAACGAGTTCCGTGAGCGTATGCTTGCGCGTGGTGTCAACGCCATGCCCATCCAGATGACTTACTGCACGCAGCTCAACGCTACGGCTTGCACCTTGTTCGCATAA
- a CDS encoding uncharacterized protein (EggNog:ENOG41): protein MRPLAPAQCAMATLEEDGISECLDRCPRPWIDQTTTFFIEFAGKRAAEESILMRVPPPTGPRGGRGGLMRNQHNNRGMPGGVMPGAPGGPGFPQWQMQGQPSQLDVMAILEQQSQMMLELSQQMMNNGNRGFGQQRRGKSLFERTQDPRHKNNFRRGQGSNQADANGDEVNMETAAEGEDADMGKREPPNPDETICKYNLHCTNKDCKFAHQSPAAPPGVSIDVNDVCGFGAACKNRKCVGRHPSPAARLAHQSEQDCKFFPNCQNARCPFKHPSMPLCRNGADCTTPNCKFTHVKTKCKFNPCLNPTCAFAHEEGQQGGFKDKVWTSEQGHVSERKFVDDNAEEDFIHPEAPGEPGLEDMVQNEVIG from the exons ATGC GCCCACTGGCCCCCGCTCAATGCGCAATGGCAACTTTAGAGGAGGACGGGATAAGCGAATGTTTGGACAGATgtccaaggccatggatCGATCAAACGACAACGTTCTTCATCGAGTTCGCGGGCAAACGGGCGGCGGAAGAATCGATACTCATGCGCGTGCCCCCCCCAACTGGCCCTCGTGGTGGCCGCGGCGGCTTGATGCGGAATCAGCACAACAACAGAGGCATGCCGGGCGGCGTTATGCCTGGCGCTCCTGGCGGACCGGGATTCCCTCAGTGGCAGATGCAAGGCCAACCTTCTCAGCTAGATGTCATGGCCATACTGGAACAGCAAAGCCAaatgatgctggagctgtctCAGCAGATGATGAACAATGGGAACCGAGGAtttggccagcagcgacgagggAAGTCTCTATTTGAGAGAACCCAGGATCCTCGCCACAAGAACAATTTTCGCCGAGGTCAAGGCTCGAATCAAGCTGATGCGAACGGAGATGAAGTCAACATGGAGACTGCTGCCGAAGGCGAGGATGCTGATATGGGCAAGCGCGAGCCTCCAAACCCGGACGAGACGATCTGCAAATACAATCTTCACTGCACAAACAAAGATTGCAAATTCGCACATCAGTCTCCAGCTGCGCCTCCTGGTGTTTCTATCGATGTCAACGATGTGTGCGGCTTTGGTGCTGCCTGCAAAAACCGCAAATGCGTCGGCCGCCACCCCTCGCCAGCCGCAAGGCTTGCGCACCAGAGCGAACAGGACTGCAAGTTCTTCCCCAACTGCCAAAACGCCCGATGCCCGTTCAAACACCCTTCAATGCCCCTCTGCCGCAATGGCGCAGATTGTACGACACCAAACTGCAAATTTACACACGTTAAGACCAAGTGCAAATTCAACCCTTGTCTAAATCCCACTTGCGCCTTTGCACATGAGGAGGGCCAGCAAGGAGGCTTCAAGGACAAGGTCTGGACTTCTGAACAGGGCCATGTTAGCGAGAGAAAGTTTGTGGATGACAACGCTGAAGAGGATTTCATTCACCCCGAAGCTCCCGGAGAACCCGGATTGGAAGACATGGTACAAAACGAAGTTATTGGTTGA
- a CDS encoding uncharacterized protein (BUSCO:EOG092D0KAC) encodes MPGIVNMESGGQNGALSDHHKDSAVNGVNGVKSVDGSKAAPDKGKAPVTAAANNGSDAVNGGAAGGLRTDSPGEQVSRMNDLPDEIVHITQGFIPISLLLTRLAQSTHNMIQDKIAELAKMPISTAATNGSTNYTQSAPDDTSMENLKKKGVLLNFIQDMHSKWVKALVITEWSRKASMVSKLIDLKFHIDQQRQLYDAALDNIINVKRDLTYARMPSPDLKTALQILATGKAPWMPDLQYIELPPLTLEEQLRGIGDLDTLLSLRLNLDDFDKIPYQFQNYTIGSGRVTFKVAGEFEVDLTIADEDFEKQFWFIDFRFAFRPVTLTLPDTLRAFLENCVNEALAKDGLAGCYQFLHEFVLTAKINELKRQALQLNRTSWSGTLAVEPLNRALAIQYWTSRSAATGLKNWVIVAVGSGRKPGGRPDPKATSSLVVKWYRDNKEVKDVEVKMDFQNLSAESLLNDIVGRHIEFILSSIHSGLLATPRYKNRDTGVALNISRADPVTSCLALQVGYGGTVSLLIEPISGAFAMKPHSKFSMQPELQLNNGKNPLDDGVNFLEHLRCAIIEDELGRMGTARGWSVRKAPVNTDELKSITKMRRWSRTLWLQHGGWGSPWFVVVILSLDGDEWWLLETDPTKSLPNANSASKFSTRLPLNKGAPQVSGTFWDNLNTFAAGIIAQSIDKRELRRLKIKSQSSGSADLSLPQQVRMPSIEVALSNIFPSMMQEAAENITPQSLGVIIEPNEDLQTLSLIRPNSTSSSTTKQPWAEDMMAIRFKGVHAVASRAGPDVGHATAHHLVCTSEAVIRVRQPSKFLALKGMVDRDVSYDPKRGEFVLQIQRPVTQPIFDILKSRVKAIDRFVNFLEAMENAKGSIIGESITLKAVVFCYSAPVSTQPKDETAAPVPSPERWRVKMDLSNEDIDIHIEKRNPHLRVIDLARNLASTEGGIGPLMAWLPVSLPALKAIDQLDAEWDELSKEGQGRLNFSMKSLTWMNIKYNIFGANGTKAKTKKTICLDVRIKPRRGQVWWHAWRSDADAAADDEFSKALKAVWDGKGSNWLGLATGAAAEANDGVRDMLLAIDKAIRGAITTSTGKRTH; translated from the exons ATGCCTGGCATCGTCAATATGGAGAGCGGAGGCCAGAATGGTGCGCTTTCAGACCATCATAAGGACTCGGCTGTAAACGGAGTCAACGGCGTCAAGAGCGTTGATGGATCAAAAGCTGCACCGGATAAAGGAAAAGCGCCAGTTacggcagcagccaacaATGGGAGCGATGCTGTCAATGGAGGGGCCGCGGGCGGGCTACGAACAGACTCGCCGGGCGAACAAGTGTCGAGGATGAACGATTTGCCTGACGAGATTGTTCACATCACACAGGGCTTCATACCGATATCCCTACTTCTTACGCGACTCGCCCAGTCTACCCACAACATGATACAGGACAAAATTGCCGAACTTGCCAAGATGCCAATCTCGACCGCCGCTACAAACGGTAGTACAAATTACACCCAAAGCGCCCCGGATGATACATCGATGGAGAAcctgaaaaagaagggggtgCTGCTGAATTTCATACAAGACATGCACTCAAAATGGGTCAAGGCATTGGTTATTACGGAGTGGAGCAGAAAAGCTTCCATGGTCAGCAAGCTCATCGACCTCAAATTTCACATCGATCAGCAGCGCCAACTTTACGATGCAGCTCTGGATAACATCATAAATGTCAAGAGAGATCTCACCTATGCTCGAATGCCAAGCCCTGATTTGAAGACGGCATTGCAGATTCTTGCCACTGGAAAGGCACCGTGGATGCCTGAT CTTCAATACATCGAGCTGCCTCCTTTGACACTAGAGGAGCAGCTGAGGGGCATTGGCGATTTAGATACACTACTCTCTTTGCGATTGAATCTTGATGATTTCGACAAGATTCCTTACCAATTCCAAAACTACACGATTGGGTCGGGCCGGGTGACTTTCAAAGTTGCGGGAGAGTTCGAGGTGGACCTGACAATTGCCGATGAGGATTTTGAGAAGCAGTTCTGGTTTATTGACTTCAGATTTGCATTTCGACCAGTAACACTGACGCTTCCCGATACATTACGAGCGTTCTTGGAGAACTGCGTAAACGAGGCGCTCGCAAAAGACGGATTGGCTGGCTGTTATCAGTTTTTACACGAATTTGTATTGACTGCAAAGATCAATGAGCTGAAACGCCAAGCGCTGCAACTGAATCGGACATCATGGAGTGGCACATTGGCAGTAGAGCCCTTGAATCGGGCTTTAGCCATTCAGTACTGGACGTCTCGATCGGCAGCTACAGGTCTGAAAAACTGGGTTATTGTAGCGGTAGGCAGCGGGCGTAAGCCGGGAGGCAGGCCGGATCCGAAAGCAACAAGCTCTTTGGTAGTTAAGTGGTACCGCGACAACAAAGAGGTCAAAGATGTCGAGGTTAAGATGGATTTTCAGAATCTATCAGCGGAATCATTACTAAACGACATCGTTGGACGGCACATTGAGTTTATCCTCTCAAGCATTCACTCTGGATTGCTGGCAACCCCGAGATACAAGAATCGCGACACTGGTGTGGCACTCAATATTTCCAGAGCTGATCCAGTGACCTCCTGCTTAGCACTTCAGGTAGGATACGGTGGCACGGTGTCGCTCCTGATCGAACCGATAAGTGGCGCCTTCGCCATGAAGCCACACTCAAAGTTCTCAATGCAGCCAGAGCTTCAACTAAACAACGGCAAAAATCCATTGGACGACGGTGTGAACTTCTTGGAGCACCTGCGGTGTGCGATTATAGAGGATGAGTTGGGCAGAATGGGAACTGCGAGAGGATGGTCTGTCCGCAAAGCGCCCGTCAACACTGATGAGTTGAAGTCAATCACCAAGATGCGCAGATGGAGCCGAACTCTATGGCTCCAACACGGAGGATGGGGATCGCCCTGGTTTGTTGTCGTCATCCTCAGCTTAGACGGGGATGAGTGGTGGCTGCTTGAGAC GGATCCTACAAAATCACTTCCAAATGCAAACAGTGCCTCCAAATTTTCAACCCGTCTTCCCCTGAATAAAGGTGCCCCGCAAGTATCGGGCACATTCTGGGATAACCTCAATACATTTGCGGCTGGCATAATAGCGCAGTCAATCGATAAGAGGGAGCTGCGTCGACTCAAGATCAAGAGCCAGTCGAGCGGCAGTGCCGATCTATCGCTCCCGCAGCAAGTTAGGATGCCATCAATCGAAGTAGCGCTATCGAATATCTTCCCATCGATGatgcaagaagcagcagaaaacaTTACGCCCCAGAGTCTTGGTGTCATTATTGAACCGAATGAGGATCTGCAGACTCTTTCGTTAATACGTCCAAATtctacatcatcttcaactacGAAGCAACCGTGGGCAGAAGACATGATGGCAATCAGGTTCAAGGGTGTTCATGCAGTGGCCAGTCGTGCAGGGCCGGACGTAGGCCATGCCACAGCTCATCACCTTGTTTGTACGTCTGAAGCCGTGATTAGGGTCCGACAACCAAGCAAGTTCCTGGCTCTGAAGGGCATGGTCGATCGCGATGTCTCCTATGATCCTAAGCGAGGCGAATTTGTGTTGCAGATACAACGACCGGTCACTCAGCCAATTTTTGATATTCTCAAATCGCGAGTCAAAGCTATAGACAGATTTGTCAACTTTCTCGAAGCTATGGAGAATGCCAAGGGTTCAATTATTGGCGAGTCCATCACACTCAAGGCAGTCGTATTCTGCTACAGCGCGCCGGTATCCACACAGCCAAAGGATGAAACTGCGGCTCCGGTTCCATCTCCTGAGCGTTGGAGAGTGAAAATGGATCTGTCCAACGAAGACATTGATATCCACATCGAGAAGCGTAACCCCCATCTCCGTGTTATTGATCTCGCAAGAAACTTGGCGAGCACTGAAGGCGGTATTGGCCCATTGATGGCCTGGCTGCCCGTATCACTACCGGCTTTGAAGGCTATTGACCAGCTAGATGCCGAATGGGACGAGCTGTCGAAGGAGGGGCAGGGTCGATTGAATTTCAGTATGAAATCTCTCACTTGGATGAACATTAAGTACAACATCTTTGGGGCCAACGGTACCAAGGCGAAGACTAAGAAGACCATCTGCTTGGACGTCCGGATAAAGCCCCGCCGCGGACAGGTTTGGTGGCACGCCTGGCGCTctgatgctgatgcagcagcagacgaCGAGTTTAGCAAAGCACTGAAGGCCGTGTGGGATGGCAAGGGGAGCAACTGGCTCGGACTTGCCACCGGCGCGGCAGCCGAGGCCAACGACGGCGTGAGAGACATGCTGCTTGCGATCGATAAGGCGATTAGAGGAGCTATAACAACCTCAACAGGGAAAAGGACGCACTAG
- a CDS encoding uncharacterized protein (BUSCO:EOG092D1FGG) yields the protein MDHSQPQTIELKENTTIVVLGASGDLAKKKTFPALFGLYRNQFLPQGVKIIGYARTKMDHEEYLRRVKSYIKTPTKEIEQQLEEFTSLCSYVSGQYDKDESFAVLNDHLNDLEKGWPEAHRLFYMALPPSVFTIVSQHLKRCCYPTRGIARVIIEKPFGKDLASSRELQKSLEPDWKEEELYRIDHYLGKEMVKNILIMRFGNSFLGATWNRHHIDNVQITFKEPFGTEGRGGYFDEFGIIRDVMQNHLLQVLTLLAMERPISFDSEDIRDEKVRVLRAMPPIEPKNVIIGQYGRSLDGSKPSYKEDDTVPKDSRCPTFCALVAYIKNERWDGVPFIMKAGKALNEQKTEIRIQFKDVTSGIFKDIPRNELVMRIQPNESVYIKMNSKLPGLSTQTVVTELDLTYRRRFSDLKIPEAYESLVLDCLKGDHSNFVRDDELDASWRMFTPLLHYLEDNKEIIPMEYPYGSRGPSVLDDFTASYGYKFSDAAGYQWPTTSAAAPIKF from the exons ATGGACCACTCCCAGCC CCAAACCATCGAACTCAAGGAGAACACGACGATTGTCGTTCTCGGTGCCTCCGGAGATTTGgctaagaagaagacg TTCCCCGCGCTCTTTGGCCTG TACCGAAACCAATTTCTGCCTCAGGGCGTAAAAATCATTGGCTATGCCCGAACAAAGATGGACCACGAGGAGTACCTACGGAGGGTAAAGTCATACATCAAGACGCCcaccaaggagattgagcagcagctggaggagTTCACCAGTCTGTGCAGCTATGTTTCCGGCCAGTACGACAAGGACGAGTCTTTCGCTGTCTTGAACGACCACCTCAACGATCTGGAGAAGGGATGGCCAGAGGCGCATCGCTTGTTCTACATGGCGCTGCCCCCTAGTGTCTTTACCATTGTCTCGCAGCACCTGAAGCGATGCTGTTACCCAACCCGGGGTATTGCCCGAGTTATt ATCGAGAAACCCTTCGGTAAGGATCTTGCTAGCTCTCGCGAGCTGCAAAAGTCTCTGGAGCCAGACtggaaagaggaagagctcTACCGTATTGATCACTACCTTGGAAAGGAGATGGTCAAGAATATTCTCATCATGCGCTTCGGCAACTCCTTCCTCGGTGCCACCTGGAACAGACATCACATTGACAATGTCCAAATTACCTTCAAGGAGCCCTTCGGCACTGAGGGCCGTGGAGGCTACTTTGATGAGTTTGGCATTATCCGAGATGTCATGCAaaaccatcttctccaggtCCTCACCCTCTTGGCTATGGAGCGCCCCATCTCCTTCGACTCCGAGGATATCCGTGATGAGAAGGTCCGTGTTCTCCGAGCCATGCCTCCTATCGAGCCCAAGAACGTCATCATCGGACAGTATGGAAGATCATTGGACGGAAGCAAGCCATCCTACAAGGAAGACGATACCGTGCCAAAGGACTCTCGATGCCCCACATTTTGTGCCCTTGTTGCTTATATTAAGAATGAGCGATGGGACGGCGTTCCCTTCATCATGAAGGCCGGCAAAGCCCTCAACGAGCAGAAGACGGAGATCCGAATCCAGTTCAAAGATGTCACATCCGGCATCTTCAAGGACATTCCCCGAAACGAGCTTGTTATGCGCATCCAGCCCAACGAGAGTGTCTACATCAAGATGAACTCGAAGCTTCCCGGCCTCAGCACCCAGACTGTAGTCACTGAACTCGACCTTACCTACCGTCGCCGATTCTCGGACCTCAAGATCCCGGAGGCGTACGAGTCGCTTGTGCTCGACTGCCTGAAGGGCGACCACTCCAACTTCGTCCGTGACGATGAGCTTGACGCAAGCTGGCGCATGTTTACCCCCCTACTACACTACCTAGAGGACAACAAGGAGATTATTCCCATGGAATACCCCTATG GATCTCGAGGCCCCTCTGTCTTGGATGACTTCACAGCATCCTATGGATACAAGTTCAGTGACGCTGCCGGCTACCAGTGGCCGACaacctctgctgctgctcctaTCAAGTT ttaa
- a CDS encoding uncharacterized protein (BUSCO:EOG092D1FGG) codes for MDHSQPQTIELKENTTIVVLGASGDLAKKKTFPALFGLYRNQFLPQGVKIIGYARTKMDHEEYLRRVKSYIKTPTKEIEQQLEEFTSLCSYVSGQYDKDESFAVLNDHLNDLEKGWPEAHRLFYMALPPSVFTIVSQHLKRCCYPTRGIARVIIEKPFGKDLASSRELQKSLEPDWKEEELYRIDHYLGKEMVKNILIMRFGNSFLGATWNRHHIDNVQITFKEPFGTEGRGGYFDEFGIIRDVMQNHLLQVLTLLAMERPISFDSEDIRDEKVRVLRAMPPIEPKNVIIGQYGRSLDGSKPSYKEDDTVPKDSRCPTFCALVAYIKNERWDGVPFIMKAGKALNEQKTEIRIQFKDVTSGIFKDIPRNELVMRIQPNESVYIKMNSKLPGLSTQTVVTELDLTYRRRFSDLKIPEAYESLVLDCLKGDHSNFVRDDELDASWRMFTPLLHYLEDNKEIIPMEYPYGSRGPSVLDDFTASYGYKFSDAAGYQWPTTSAAAPIKL; via the exons ATGGACCACTCCCAGCC CCAAACCATCGAACTCAAGGAGAACACGACGATTGTCGTTCTCGGTGCCTCCGGAGATTTGgctaagaagaagacg TTCCCCGCGCTCTTTGGCCTG TACCGAAACCAATTTCTGCCTCAGGGCGTAAAAATCATTGGCTATGCCCGAACAAAGATGGACCACGAGGAGTACCTACGGAGGGTAAAGTCATACATCAAGACGCCcaccaaggagattgagcagcagctggaggagTTCACCAGTCTGTGCAGCTATGTTTCCGGCCAGTACGACAAGGACGAGTCTTTCGCTGTCTTGAACGACCACCTCAACGATCTGGAGAAGGGATGGCCAGAGGCGCATCGCTTGTTCTACATGGCGCTGCCCCCTAGTGTCTTTACCATTGTCTCGCAGCACCTGAAGCGATGCTGTTACCCAACCCGGGGTATTGCCCGAGTTATt ATCGAGAAACCCTTCGGTAAGGATCTTGCTAGCTCTCGCGAGCTGCAAAAGTCTCTGGAGCCAGACtggaaagaggaagagctcTACCGTATTGATCACTACCTTGGAAAGGAGATGGTCAAGAATATTCTCATCATGCGCTTCGGCAACTCCTTCCTCGGTGCCACCTGGAACAGACATCACATTGACAATGTCCAAATTACCTTCAAGGAGCCCTTCGGCACTGAGGGCCGTGGAGGCTACTTTGATGAGTTTGGCATTATCCGAGATGTCATGCAaaaccatcttctccaggtCCTCACCCTCTTGGCTATGGAGCGCCCCATCTCCTTCGACTCCGAGGATATCCGTGATGAGAAGGTCCGTGTTCTCCGAGCCATGCCTCCTATCGAGCCCAAGAACGTCATCATCGGACAGTATGGAAGATCATTGGACGGAAGCAAGCCATCCTACAAGGAAGACGATACCGTGCCAAAGGACTCTCGATGCCCCACATTTTGTGCCCTTGTTGCTTATATTAAGAATGAGCGATGGGACGGCGTTCCCTTCATCATGAAGGCCGGCAAAGCCCTCAACGAGCAGAAGACGGAGATCCGAATCCAGTTCAAAGATGTCACATCCGGCATCTTCAAGGACATTCCCCGAAACGAGCTTGTTATGCGCATCCAGCCCAACGAGAGTGTCTACATCAAGATGAACTCGAAGCTTCCCGGCCTCAGCACCCAGACTGTAGTCACTGAACTCGACCTTACCTACCGTCGCCGATTCTCGGACCTCAAGATCCCGGAGGCGTACGAGTCGCTTGTGCTCGACTGCCTGAAGGGCGACCACTCCAACTTCGTCCGTGACGATGAGCTTGACGCAAGCTGGCGCATGTTTACCCCCCTACTACACTACCTAGAGGACAACAAGGAGATTATTCCCATGGAATACCCCTATG GATCTCGAGGCCCCTCTGTCTTGGATGACTTCACAGCATCCTATGGATACAAGTTCAGTGACGCTGCCGGCTACCAGTGGCCGACaacctctgctgctgctcctaTCAAGTTGTAA
- a CDS encoding 60S ribosomal protein eL33: MPSESGHRLYVKGRHLSYQRSRNITHPGTSLIKIEGVDNTAAANFYAGKKIAYVYRGQKEIRGTKIRVIWGKVTRPHGNSGVVRAKFAKPLPSKSFGASVRIMLYPSSI; the protein is encoded by the exons ATGCCTTCCGAAAGTGGTCACAGAT TATACGTCAA GGGACGTCACCTGAGCTACCAGCGCTCTCGTAACATCACCCACCCTGGCACCAGCCTGATCAAGATCGAGGGTGTTGACAACACAGCCGCTGCCAA CTTCTATGCTGGCAAGAAGATCGCCTATGTCTACCGAGGCCAGAAGGAGATCCGCGGCACCAAGATCCGCGTGATCTGGGGCAAGGTTACCCGACCACACG GTAACTCTGGCGTTGTCCGCGCCAAGTTCGCCAAGCCCCTCCCCTCAAAGTCCTTCGGCGCTTCCGTTCGTATCATGTTGTACCCCTCGTCGATTTAA